A genomic window from Lotus japonicus ecotype B-129 chromosome 1, LjGifu_v1.2 includes:
- the LOC130728174 gene encoding cytochrome P450 76T24-like encodes MDLPLVTLVFASILTFFILKLLYNQTQNSTNLPPGPRPFPIIGNILELGRNPHIALTKLSKIYGPIMTLKLGTITTIVISSPQLAKQVLQEHGQIFSSRTIPHSAQVYDNHKISIAWLPTNAKWRKLRKVCATKVFSPQVLDSTKVLRQQKLKELLDFVKEKSSKGEPLDLSEAIFSTVLNSISNTLFSMDLSHTTSDEKSREFKSIIEGAMGDAGKPNVADFFPILRPIDPQGLHARMTSYFVKLAKIVDGIIEERMCSRADSKISNDVLDSLLSEIEETSSQLSRKEILQLFLDLFIGGIDTTSSTVEWAMAELLRNPNKLTKAKEELYEIIGEDATLEESHISKLPYLQAVVKETLRLHPAAAFLVPHKCDEVVNISGFQVPKNAQVLVNVWAMGRDPTIWENPNMFEPERFLKCEINFKGNNFELIPFGAGKRICPGLPLAHRSVHLMVAFLLHNFEWKLADGLTPENMNMVEHFGLTLKKIQPLRVQAISVKDN; translated from the exons ATGGATCTGCCTCTGGTTACCCTAGTGTTTGCAAGTATTCTCACTTTCTTTATTCTTAAATTGTTATACAACCAAACCCAAAATTCTACCAATCTTCCACCAGGGCCACGCCCCTTTCCTATCATAGGAAACATCTTAGAACTTGGAAGAAATCCACACATAGCACTCACCAAACTCTCAAAGATTTATGGACCCATCATGACATTGAAACTAGGCACCATAACCACCATAGTCATCTCTTCTCCACAATTAGCCAAACAAGTGTTGCAAGAGCATGGCCAAATCTTTTCTAGTAGGACAATCCCTCATTCAGCTCAAGTATATGACAATCACAAAATCTCAATTGCGTGGCTTCCAACAAATGCTAAGTGGAGGAAGCTTAGAAAAGTTTGTGCCACTAAAGTATTTTCCCCACAAGTGCTTGACTCCACAAAAGTCCTTCGTCAACAAAAGCTGAAAGAATTGTTGGATTTTGTAAAGGAGAAAAGCAGCAAAGGTGAGCCTTTGGATCTTAGTGAGGCTATTTTCTCAACTGTCCTCAATTCAATTTCAAACACTCTCTTCTCTATGGATTTGTCTCACACTACATCTGATGAAAAGTCTCGAGAGTTTAAGAGTATTATTGAGGGCGCCATGGGGGATGCTGGAAAGCCAAACGTTGCGGATTTCTTTCCCATTCTTCGTCCAATTGACCCACAAGGTCTTCATGCAAGGATGACCAGCTATTTTGTGAAGTTAGCTAAGATTGTTGATGGAATTATTGAAGAAAGAATGTGTTCAAGAGCTGATTCTAAGATTTCCAATGATGTGCTAGATTCACTTCTTAGTGAAATTGAAGAAACAAGTTCTCAGTTGAGCCGCAAAGAAATACTGCAATTATTTCTG GATTTATTTATTGGTGGGATTGACACAACATCAAGCACGGTTGAATGGGCGATGGCAGAGCTACTGCGCAATCCTAATAAATTAacaaaagcaaaagaagagttgTATGAAATAATTGGTGAAGATGCAACACTTGAAGAATCACACATCTCAAAGCTACCTTACTTACAAGCAGTGGTGAAGGAAACTCTTCGCTTGCACCCTGCAGCTGCATTTCTAGTACCACATAAGTGTGATGAAGTCGTGAACATATCTGGCTTCCAAGTGCCAAAAAATGCTCAGGTATTGGTCAATGTGTGGGCCATGGGACGGGATCCAACCATTTGGGAGAATCCAAACATGTTTGAGCCTGAAAGATTTTTGAAATGTGAGATTAATTTCAAAGGTAATAATTTTGAGTTAATACCATTTGGGGCAGGTAAAAGGATATGCCCTGGATTACCATTAGCTCATAGGTCAGTGCATTTAATGGTGGCCTTCCTGCTACACAACTTTGAATGGAAGCTAGCTGATGGGTTAACACCAGAAAACATGAATATGGTAGAGCATTTCGGGTTAACCTTAAAGAAGATCCAGCCACTTCGAGTTCAAGCTATTTCAGTCAAggacaattaa